In the genome of Vibrio sp. 16, one region contains:
- a CDS encoding GGDEF domain-containing protein, which yields MIELERIEDIYNHDHFTLHEVVLNEIGSYVFVKNRHGEYLYANQLTLELFNTDLEALKGKTDHDFFDPELLDDILTSDRTVYETANTVIREEHTKAIPDGKLRIYRAIKKPIICINTKKVIGLIGVSTDITDLVNMREKLAELANTDELTKLCNRRKLWQFFSSAYHQASELNTPLSCIVIDIDHFKKINDAHGHDFGDKVIVELADIIRRNLRSTDCCGRIGGEEFLIVLSNTSAQGAHDIAERLRTNFQNSPLNHVTAPFTISCGVTELTPEDCDFFALYRRADQALYDAKHNGRNKSAIR from the coding sequence ATGATAGAACTGGAGCGCATTGAAGACATCTACAACCATGACCACTTCACACTGCATGAAGTGGTCTTGAATGAAATAGGCTCTTACGTGTTCGTCAAGAACCGTCATGGAGAGTACCTATACGCCAATCAACTCACTCTGGAGTTATTCAACACTGACCTCGAAGCGCTAAAAGGGAAAACCGATCATGACTTTTTCGATCCCGAGCTGCTCGACGATATTCTAACTAGCGACCGAACTGTATACGAAACAGCCAATACGGTCATTCGCGAAGAACACACCAAAGCCATTCCCGACGGCAAACTTCGCATCTATCGAGCCATTAAAAAGCCCATTATTTGCATCAACACAAAGAAAGTCATTGGCTTAATTGGCGTTTCAACGGACATTACCGATTTGGTCAACATGCGGGAAAAGTTAGCCGAACTCGCCAATACCGATGAACTTACCAAACTGTGCAATCGGCGTAAGCTGTGGCAGTTTTTTTCCAGCGCTTACCACCAAGCGTCTGAGTTAAATACGCCGCTGTCTTGTATCGTTATCGATATTGATCATTTCAAAAAAATAAACGACGCACACGGACACGATTTTGGCGATAAAGTGATTGTCGAGCTGGCTGATATTATTCGTCGTAACTTGCGCAGTACTGACTGCTGTGGTCGAATTGGTGGTGAAGAGTTTTTGATTGTATTAAGCAACACATCAGCACAAGGTGCGCATGATATTGCTGAGCGCTTACGAACTAACTTTCAGAACTCGCCGCTCAATCATGTGACTGCTCCTTTTACCATTTCATGCGGAGTGACTGAGCTCACCCCTGAAGACTGCGATTTTTTCGCGCTGTACCGACGCGCCGATCAAGCGCTTTATGATGCGAAGCACAACGGACGCAACAAGAGTGCGATCCGCTGA
- a CDS encoding hybrid-cluster NAD(P)-dependent oxidoreductase, producing MSASTLSQINVFPVKSVGGISLSSAWVEKQGLAFDRRFMLALSDGSMVTARKYPQMVLVTSTLTPDGLIFTAAGYEPLRLRYQDFKMQEAPAQVWKDNFIAYTTTDDADDWFSEVLGQRVELLFTGEQSNRVREKLGHNVSFADGYPLLVISEASLDELNRRSSETHSMDQFRTNLVVSASEPFVEDSWKRIRIGEVEFEAVKPCERCVLTTVDVEKGEFRASKEPLSTLSQFRANERGGVFFGQNLVAKNEGMIRQGDQVEVLEYKEKEVYEDNSPARHLMTCVEREDIARDFTTFWLEPQYGDMPIYQPGQHLPITLEIDGEQVARRYTLSSSPSRPGRLAISVKRIDGGRVSNWLADHFQVGDTLSCEDPDGRFHIGNKQGLPMLLLSAGSGVTPMMSMLRYLSDHDQVNDVVFYHQCRSVEDIPYKEELDELKRKHQGLTVFISLTQAPIDWFGLKGRLSLSHLKQIKNPDQRQVFVCGPDGFMQKAKNMLLRQGLPESCYHQEAFGVATVAVKEHKSVTISLNGNVFTGDNQKTLLEQAEDAGLPIANSCRAGLCGACKVTVESGKVHQPDVPAITEEERNMGVALACCCVPETDLDIVN from the coding sequence ATGTCAGCTTCAACTCTTTCTCAAATCAATGTTTTTCCGGTTAAATCTGTTGGTGGTATCTCACTCTCTTCTGCATGGGTGGAAAAGCAAGGTCTCGCCTTTGATCGCCGTTTTATGCTTGCCCTTTCTGATGGTTCTATGGTGACCGCGCGTAAATACCCTCAAATGGTGCTGGTTACCTCAACATTAACACCAGACGGGTTGATTTTTACCGCTGCAGGATACGAGCCGCTGCGCTTGCGTTATCAAGACTTTAAAATGCAAGAGGCGCCAGCTCAGGTCTGGAAAGACAATTTTATTGCTTACACAACGACGGATGACGCGGATGATTGGTTCAGTGAAGTACTTGGCCAGCGTGTGGAGTTGCTGTTTACAGGTGAACAGTCGAACCGTGTCAGGGAAAAGCTCGGACATAACGTGAGCTTCGCGGATGGTTATCCGCTGTTGGTGATCAGCGAAGCGTCATTGGATGAGTTGAACCGACGCAGTTCAGAGACACATTCGATGGACCAGTTTCGTACCAATTTGGTGGTCAGTGCCAGCGAACCTTTTGTTGAAGATAGCTGGAAGCGGATTCGCATTGGTGAAGTTGAGTTTGAAGCGGTAAAGCCTTGCGAGCGCTGCGTTTTGACGACGGTAGACGTTGAGAAAGGCGAGTTTCGTGCGTCTAAAGAGCCATTAAGCACCTTGTCACAGTTCAGAGCGAACGAACGGGGTGGCGTTTTCTTTGGTCAAAACTTAGTGGCGAAGAATGAAGGAATGATTCGCCAGGGCGATCAAGTCGAGGTACTCGAGTATAAAGAGAAAGAGGTCTACGAAGACAATTCTCCGGCACGCCACCTAATGACGTGTGTCGAGCGAGAAGACATCGCCCGAGATTTCACCACATTTTGGTTGGAGCCTCAGTACGGAGACATGCCGATTTATCAACCGGGTCAGCATCTGCCGATTACGTTGGAGATTGACGGTGAGCAAGTAGCGCGTCGCTATACGTTGTCATCTAGTCCATCACGACCTGGTCGCTTGGCCATCTCTGTTAAGCGGATTGACGGCGGTCGTGTGTCTAACTGGCTGGCCGACCACTTCCAAGTCGGCGATACATTGAGCTGCGAAGACCCTGATGGACGTTTTCATATTGGCAATAAGCAAGGTTTACCGATGTTGCTGCTATCGGCTGGGAGTGGCGTTACACCCATGATGTCTATGCTTCGTTATCTGTCAGATCATGACCAAGTCAACGATGTCGTGTTCTACCATCAATGTCGCAGTGTGGAAGACATTCCGTATAAAGAAGAGTTGGATGAGTTAAAGCGCAAGCATCAAGGATTGACAGTGTTTATCTCGTTGACCCAAGCGCCGATTGACTGGTTTGGTTTGAAAGGAAGATTAAGCCTTTCTCACCTCAAGCAAATTAAAAATCCAGATCAGCGTCAGGTGTTTGTGTGTGGCCCTGATGGCTTCATGCAAAAAGCGAAGAACATGCTGTTAAGACAGGGGCTGCCTGAGTCTTGTTATCACCAAGAAGCATTTGGCGTGGCGACTGTCGCCGTGAAAGAGCATAAATCAGTCACGATTTCGTTAAATGGCAATGTGTTTACAGGGGACAACCAAAAAACGTTGCTTGAACAAGCGGAAGATGCCGGTTTACCCATTGCAAACAGTTGTCGTGCGGGTTTGTGTGGCGCTTGTAAGGTGACGGTAGAGTCAGGGAAAGTGCATCAACCTGATGTGCCAGCTATCACCGAGGAAGAGCGCAATATGGGTGTCGCGTTAGCTTGTTGCTGCGTCCCAGAAACGGACCTTGATATCGTTAACTAA
- a CDS encoding YqaE/Pmp3 family membrane protein: MNKLVMILLCIFLPPLAVFLDKGLNKDFIINLVLTIFFFLPGSIHALWLTMK, from the coding sequence ATGAACAAACTGGTCATGATTCTACTTTGTATCTTCCTGCCGCCACTCGCGGTATTTCTCGACAAAGGACTCAATAAAGACTTCATTATCAACCTCGTGTTAACGATCTTTTTCTTTCTACCCGGCAGCATCCACGCATTGTGGCTTACGATGAAATAA
- the pyrC gene encoding dihydroorotase has protein sequence MTTLTITRPDDWHVHLRDGDVLKDTVRDISRYNGRALIMPNTVPPVTNTEMALAYRERIMAEKPSAQFEPLMALYLTDNTTPDEIRKAKESGPVVAAKLYPAGATTNSDSGVTNAKNIYHVLEAMQEVGMLLLVHGEVTHHDVDIFDREKEFLDTVLAPIVNDFPNLKIVLEHITTADAATFVKNANDNVAATITAHHLLFNRNHMLVGGIKPHFYCLPILKRNTHQKALVEAATSGSKKFFLGTDSAPHAKGMKEAACGCAGSYTAHAALELYAEVFELEGKLENLEAFASHNGPDFYGVPRNTDTVTLTKQEWPVAESMPFGNDIVVPIRAGETIGWTVK, from the coding sequence ATGACAACACTTACGATCACACGTCCTGACGACTGGCATGTTCATCTTCGTGATGGCGACGTTCTAAAGGATACCGTGCGAGATATTAGCCGCTACAATGGCCGCGCGCTAATCATGCCAAACACTGTCCCACCTGTGACCAACACTGAAATGGCGCTTGCGTACCGTGAACGTATCATGGCAGAAAAACCAAGTGCGCAGTTTGAGCCTCTTATGGCGCTCTACTTAACGGATAACACAACGCCAGACGAAATTCGCAAAGCGAAAGAATCCGGTCCTGTTGTTGCGGCTAAGCTCTACCCTGCGGGGGCAACAACCAACTCAGACTCTGGTGTGACGAACGCGAAAAACATCTACCACGTGCTAGAAGCAATGCAAGAAGTCGGCATGCTGCTGCTGGTACACGGTGAAGTGACTCACCATGATGTAGACATTTTTGACCGTGAAAAAGAGTTCCTTGATACGGTTTTAGCGCCTATCGTCAATGATTTCCCAAATCTAAAAATTGTCTTAGAGCACATCACGACCGCAGATGCGGCAACGTTTGTGAAAAACGCGAACGACAACGTGGCAGCAACGATCACCGCTCATCACCTGCTGTTCAACCGCAACCACATGCTGGTTGGCGGAATCAAGCCACACTTTTACTGCCTCCCTATTCTAAAACGCAATACTCACCAAAAAGCACTAGTTGAAGCCGCAACGAGCGGCAGCAAAAAGTTCTTCCTTGGTACAGATTCAGCGCCACATGCGAAAGGCATGAAAGAAGCGGCTTGTGGCTGTGCGGGTTCTTACACGGCGCATGCAGCGTTAGAACTTTACGCAGAAGTGTTCGAGTTGGAAGGTAAACTTGAGAATCTTGAAGCGTTTGCTAGCCATAATGGCCCTGATTTCTACGGCGTGCCTCGCAACACAGATACCGTAACGCTTACTAAACAAGAATGGCCAGTGGCTGAATCTATGCCATTTGGCAATGATATCGTTGTACCGATTCGCGCAGGCGAAACCATCGGTTGGACCGTTAAATAG
- a CDS encoding iron-containing alcohol dehydrogenase, which yields MEQKLYYWLHRAYMLGLKVAAKVLPISKPTLFLGKEALKQLCHSVSIMDIKKVLIVTDKGIVKLGLAKKLAFEFERVGVHCDIYDGVEPDPTYNHVEAGLSLYRKHRCQAVVALGGGSPIDCAKVIAACATNHKPIRRLVGLLKVWKAPAPIFVIPTTAGTGSEVTVAAVVSNPDTHQKTPIMDPKLVPIAAALDPSLMLALPAHITAQTGMDALTHAIESYLSGNATQETDRYALAAITLIDENLEKAVKFGQNATARQNMALASYYAGLAFTKASLGYVHAIAHTLGAKYGIPHGLANAVVLPHVLAFSQCAAKERMAKLADTLALTDSHVSDSLKAQALVDYVKRLQKQLDLPSSFDQILQEHVTELAKQSLHEARWNYPVPKYMQQEECEQLILAVAVNK from the coding sequence ATGGAACAAAAGCTCTATTACTGGCTACATCGAGCCTACATGTTGGGTCTAAAAGTGGCAGCCAAAGTGCTTCCCATCTCCAAGCCGACCCTTTTCTTGGGCAAAGAAGCGCTTAAACAGCTTTGCCACAGTGTCTCTATCATGGACATCAAAAAAGTGCTGATTGTGACAGACAAGGGGATCGTAAAACTCGGCTTAGCGAAAAAGCTCGCGTTTGAGTTTGAACGTGTCGGGGTGCACTGCGATATCTATGATGGGGTTGAGCCTGACCCGACATACAATCACGTGGAAGCCGGGCTGTCTCTGTATCGAAAGCATCGATGTCAAGCTGTTGTGGCGCTTGGTGGCGGCTCTCCAATCGACTGCGCGAAGGTGATTGCTGCTTGTGCAACCAACCATAAACCGATTCGACGCTTGGTCGGTTTGCTCAAGGTATGGAAGGCACCTGCTCCAATCTTCGTCATTCCAACAACGGCAGGCACAGGCTCAGAAGTGACCGTTGCTGCCGTGGTGTCTAATCCTGATACTCACCAAAAAACACCCATCATGGACCCGAAACTTGTGCCAATTGCAGCAGCTCTGGACCCAAGTTTGATGCTCGCTTTACCTGCGCATATCACTGCGCAAACGGGGATGGATGCATTAACCCACGCTATTGAGTCTTATCTTTCAGGCAATGCTACTCAAGAAACCGATCGCTACGCGTTAGCGGCTATTACCTTGATTGATGAAAACCTCGAAAAAGCGGTCAAGTTTGGCCAAAACGCGACAGCTAGGCAGAACATGGCGCTGGCTTCTTACTATGCGGGTCTCGCGTTTACCAAAGCCAGTCTTGGGTATGTTCACGCGATTGCTCACACGCTCGGGGCGAAATACGGTATTCCTCATGGGTTAGCAAATGCGGTTGTATTGCCGCACGTACTCGCGTTTTCTCAGTGCGCGGCAAAAGAAAGAATGGCGAAGTTGGCCGATACGTTGGCGTTGACCGACAGCCATGTCTCAGACTCGTTAAAGGCGCAAGCGCTGGTTGACTATGTTAAGCGTTTGCAGAAGCAGCTAGATCTGCCGTCAAGTTTTGACCAAATCTTGCAAGAGCATGTTACGGAATTGGCGAAGCAATCTTTACATGAGGCTAGGTGGAATTACCCTGTGCCCAAGTATATGCAGCAAGAAGAATGTGAGCAGTTGATTTTGGCGGTCGCCGTAAATAAATAA
- a CDS encoding methyl-accepting chemotaxis protein, translating to MKFNSISIKQKVVAGITFAVLASTIIVGVMAQRQARSVLEHRLIDIELPSMLEQINAQIDREVMQLLLAAEQVANNEFIKQAVNTTSIDAQTEALLVKELNNVRSQYQLNDASVANRNTAYYWNQNGFLRQLNQQQDGWFFGFTQSGKPTSVSIFQEANGDVKMFANFQLTNGLTMSGLSKSMDDMVSLLNGFKIEKTGYVFLTDAEGNVQIHRDSSKAKSSLSQLFGRESADLLGKSGFNLIEADSDGQRVFVASTYIPSMNWFVVGVVPVDEVFADLNSVAKQMMVTTVVVAGLFIFMGIFLANSIASPIRAIAERFSDLGKGDGDLSQRIEVKGSDEIGQLSEGFNGFIEKIHESMKEVASTSGALQSAADGVSSKAHTTHNNSQMQRDQTIQVVTAINQMGATISEIASNAATAAETASQASDNTQVGQDVVNKAKDAISRLASDIESTGQVVEQLASTTQDIGSILDVIRDISEQTNLLALNAAIEAARAGEQGRGFAVVADEVRNLASRTADSTEEIQKMINQLQSDAKDAVTAMEAGKAVTGEGVSSSDEAVEVLISISERIHDISDRNTQVATATEEQSTVVHTINQNIEEINAINEVTTGTAEELAAASAELKDLSMRLDRMVGSFKL from the coding sequence ATGAAATTTAACTCCATTAGTATCAAGCAAAAGGTCGTTGCAGGGATTACCTTCGCTGTACTAGCGTCCACCATTATTGTTGGTGTTATGGCGCAACGACAAGCGCGAAGCGTTCTTGAACATCGTCTTATCGACATCGAACTCCCGTCAATGCTTGAGCAAATCAACGCGCAGATCGACCGCGAAGTGATGCAGCTTTTGCTAGCGGCAGAACAAGTCGCGAACAACGAATTTATTAAGCAAGCGGTCAATACCACCTCCATTGATGCGCAAACCGAAGCCTTGTTGGTGAAAGAGCTTAATAACGTACGTAGTCAATATCAGTTGAATGATGCGTCTGTCGCGAACCGAAACACCGCATACTATTGGAATCAAAACGGCTTCTTACGCCAACTAAACCAACAACAAGATGGTTGGTTCTTTGGCTTTACGCAGTCAGGTAAGCCGACGTCGGTCAGCATTTTCCAAGAGGCGAATGGCGATGTGAAAATGTTCGCCAATTTCCAGCTAACCAATGGGTTGACCATGTCCGGCTTGTCGAAATCAATGGACGATATGGTCTCTTTGCTAAACGGCTTTAAGATTGAGAAAACTGGTTATGTCTTTTTGACAGACGCAGAAGGTAACGTTCAAATCCACCGTGACAGCAGCAAAGCAAAATCTTCTCTGTCTCAGTTGTTTGGTCGTGAGTCGGCAGATCTATTAGGCAAATCAGGTTTTAACCTCATCGAGGCAGACTCAGATGGACAGCGCGTGTTCGTTGCTAGCACTTACATTCCTTCAATGAACTGGTTTGTTGTTGGTGTTGTGCCTGTTGATGAGGTATTCGCCGATCTAAACAGTGTTGCTAAGCAAATGATGGTAACCACGGTTGTGGTAGCTGGTTTGTTTATCTTTATGGGTATCTTCCTTGCCAACAGCATTGCGAGCCCAATTCGAGCGATTGCAGAACGTTTCAGTGACCTAGGAAAAGGTGACGGTGATTTATCTCAGCGTATCGAAGTGAAAGGCAGCGATGAAATTGGCCAGCTTTCGGAAGGGTTCAACGGCTTTATCGAGAAGATTCACGAATCGATGAAAGAAGTGGCATCGACCAGTGGTGCGCTTCAGTCGGCTGCGGATGGGGTATCTAGCAAAGCCCACACTACGCACAACAACAGTCAGATGCAGCGCGATCAAACTATCCAAGTAGTGACAGCGATTAACCAAATGGGCGCAACGATCAGCGAGATAGCATCGAATGCCGCGACCGCTGCTGAAACGGCTTCACAAGCATCAGACAACACTCAAGTCGGTCAAGATGTGGTCAACAAAGCCAAAGATGCCATCAGTCGACTTGCTTCCGACATTGAGAGTACTGGCCAAGTTGTAGAACAGTTAGCGTCTACCACGCAGGATATTGGCTCGATCCTAGACGTAATTCGTGACATTTCAGAGCAAACCAACCTGCTTGCACTTAACGCGGCCATCGAGGCTGCACGTGCTGGTGAGCAAGGTCGAGGCTTTGCGGTGGTTGCGGATGAGGTTCGTAACCTTGCTAGCCGCACCGCAGACTCTACCGAAGAAATTCAGAAGATGATTAACCAGCTGCAAAGCGACGCAAAAGATGCGGTAACCGCGATGGAAGCAGGTAAAGCGGTAACGGGTGAGGGCGTTTCCTCTTCCGATGAAGCGGTGGAAGTATTGATCTCTATTTCTGAGCGTATTCATGATATTTCAGATCGAAACACGCAAGTGGCAACGGCGACCGAAGAGCAGTCAACGGTTGTTCACACTATCAACCAAAATATCGAAGAGATTAATGCAATCAACGAAGTGACCACGGGCACGGCAGAAGAACTGGCGGCAGCAAGTGCGGAGCTGAAAGATCTCTCGATGCGTCTTGATCGTATGGTTGGCAGTTTTAAACTGTAA
- a CDS encoding AAA family ATPase: MQSQALLQLREYLNSQVIGQSELVEQLLVALLADGHILVEGPPGLAKTRAVKSLADCIEGDFHRIQFTPDLLPADLTGTDIYRPETGEFTFQAGPIFNSLILADEINRAPAKVQAAMLEAMAEKQITAGRKTYTLPALFLVMATQNPIEQEGTYPLPEAQLDRFLIHLDVDYPDAESELAILRLNRGEAKGDSSAKPPRLSQEDIFAARQEVLNIHMADTIEQYIIRLVMATRKPSQYDDTLSQWLEMGVSPRATIALDRCARAHAWLNGRDFVSPEDVQAMAFPVLRHRLLLSYQAQAEGIHPNQVINKILSLVGSA; this comes from the coding sequence ATGCAATCACAGGCACTTTTACAGCTAAGAGAGTACTTAAACAGCCAAGTTATTGGTCAAAGTGAATTGGTCGAGCAATTGTTGGTCGCACTGTTGGCAGATGGCCACATCTTAGTTGAAGGGCCTCCTGGCTTAGCCAAAACTCGCGCAGTAAAATCACTCGCCGACTGTATTGAAGGGGATTTTCACCGTATTCAATTTACCCCTGACCTCCTCCCCGCCGACCTAACAGGCACCGACATTTATCGCCCGGAAACTGGCGAGTTCACCTTTCAAGCGGGTCCGATCTTCAATTCGCTCATTCTGGCTGATGAGATCAACCGTGCTCCAGCAAAAGTGCAAGCGGCCATGCTCGAAGCGATGGCAGAAAAACAGATCACTGCTGGGCGCAAAACCTACACCTTGCCAGCGCTGTTTTTGGTGATGGCAACTCAAAACCCGATCGAGCAAGAAGGCACCTACCCACTTCCTGAAGCTCAGTTGGATCGCTTTTTGATTCACCTTGATGTCGACTACCCAGACGCAGAAAGTGAATTAGCTATATTGCGCCTCAATCGAGGCGAAGCGAAAGGTGACAGTAGCGCTAAACCACCAAGATTGAGCCAAGAGGATATTTTTGCTGCGCGCCAAGAGGTGCTGAATATTCATATGGCTGACACGATTGAGCAATACATCATTCGCTTGGTTATGGCGACTCGCAAACCGTCGCAGTACGACGATACATTGAGCCAATGGCTTGAAATGGGTGTCAGCCCGCGCGCGACCATCGCCTTAGACCGCTGCGCTCGTGCTCACGCTTGGTTAAACGGACGTGATTTCGTCTCCCCTGAAGATGTCCAAGCGATGGCATTCCCTGTCTTGCGCCATCGTCTTCTACTCAGTTACCAAGCACAAGCGGAAGGGATACACCCGAATCAAGTCATCAACAAGATCTTATCGTTAGTCGGCAGCGCATAG
- a CDS encoding DUF58 domain-containing protein, with protein MTPELAPYSDGVNLNLDELLYYKQQCVQWLPPAKSLWSQMLGQHQSRQLGRGMDFSEVRQYQSGDDIRAIDWRVTARTGKPHTKLFSEEREKPIVLYLDLSASMVFGSQLMLKSVQMAHMASLIAWLSVSAQDRVGALLDLGNQLIELKPTSRNKGALAIAQALVTHHQAQLTDPSSADENMAKGLQALARMCPKGSEIVLLSDFIRLSEEDQNLLRRLGQHNRVRLIQICDPLEQGITAFRGTEQVSDRHTTRWLDFSSKKTRQGIESAFNQQQQQLKLLAHRLGMSFSTLSSDTALIHQLHGFQS; from the coding sequence ATGACACCAGAACTCGCGCCTTACAGTGATGGCGTTAACCTCAACTTGGATGAGTTGCTTTACTACAAGCAGCAATGTGTCCAATGGTTGCCCCCCGCCAAAAGTCTGTGGTCACAGATGCTTGGTCAACACCAGAGCCGACAACTTGGTCGAGGCATGGATTTTAGTGAGGTTCGCCAATACCAAAGTGGTGATGACATCCGCGCGATTGATTGGCGAGTAACCGCTCGCACCGGAAAACCTCACACCAAGCTGTTTAGCGAAGAACGAGAAAAGCCAATAGTGCTCTACCTTGATTTAAGTGCAAGTATGGTATTTGGTTCTCAGTTAATGCTCAAATCGGTCCAGATGGCGCACATGGCGAGCCTAATCGCTTGGCTGAGTGTCTCTGCACAAGATAGGGTTGGCGCATTGTTGGATTTGGGAAACCAGCTTATTGAGCTAAAACCGACATCGCGCAATAAAGGAGCATTGGCGATTGCCCAAGCCCTAGTGACGCATCATCAAGCTCAACTTACCGACCCCAGCAGCGCTGACGAAAACATGGCCAAAGGGCTTCAAGCCTTGGCGCGCATGTGTCCGAAAGGCAGTGAGATTGTCCTGTTAAGCGACTTCATTCGACTCAGTGAAGAAGATCAAAACCTGCTTCGCCGTTTGGGTCAGCATAATCGGGTTCGTCTGATTCAAATCTGTGATCCGCTTGAACAAGGCATTACGGCTTTTCGTGGCACAGAACAAGTATCAGACAGACACACAACACGTTGGCTCGACTTTTCATCAAAGAAAACGCGCCAAGGTATTGAGTCTGCCTTCAATCAACAGCAGCAGCAACTCAAGCTCCTTGCCCATCGCTTGGGCATGAGTTTTTCGACGCTCTCTAGCGACACTGCGCTTATTCACCAGCTACATGGATTTCAATCATGA
- a CDS encoding DUF4381 domain-containing protein, producing MSTDTQASPLSLQPLHLPEAPAWFPLAWGWWAVFAAVLLCLLVMWLLLRWNKKRLAPKKTALRLLTQGTKPSEAIELVRQAALCYYPREEIAQLTGPTWYEFLDSQLKAPRFTLNQTQWQQALYSKQPISNGDELIQDCKDWVEQALPPKRRRT from the coding sequence ATGAGTACAGATACTCAAGCCTCACCACTCTCACTCCAACCTCTGCATTTACCAGAGGCCCCAGCTTGGTTTCCACTCGCATGGGGATGGTGGGCAGTTTTTGCAGCAGTCCTTTTATGCTTGCTCGTTATGTGGCTACTGCTGCGTTGGAACAAAAAACGCCTTGCTCCCAAGAAAACGGCTTTGCGACTGTTAACTCAAGGAACTAAACCATCAGAAGCGATTGAACTCGTTAGGCAAGCGGCACTTTGTTACTACCCTCGTGAAGAGATCGCCCAGTTAACCGGACCAACTTGGTATGAGTTTTTAGACAGTCAACTCAAAGCACCGCGCTTTACGCTCAATCAAACACAATGGCAGCAGGCGCTGTACAGCAAGCAGCCGATCTCTAATGGCGATGAACTGATCCAAGATTGCAAAGATTGGGTAGAGCAAGCGCTACCACCGAAAAGAAGGAGAACATAG
- a CDS encoding vWA domain-containing protein — protein MASFDLVWWWSLLLLPLPLVIYYFAPAAKHQSPIYLPYVPSHGQGNAPKNGLAKIIAAIVWVALLAAMARPVWYGEPVTTQPKHRDLMLVLDLSYSMSKEDMLDDGDYVDRLTAVKKVVSDFASKREGDRLGLVLFADHAYLQTPLTLDRKTIAEQVNQLVLRLIGEKTAIGEGIGLATKTFVDSDAPQRVMVLLSDGSNTSGVLDPLEAAKIAKKYNATIYTIGVGAGEMVVKEFFMTRKVNTAQDLDERTLMDIAQVTGGQYFRARDAKELATIYDTINSLEPISQATQTWRPQKEWFPLPLSIALLGFVFLILLRRNHV, from the coding sequence TTGGCAAGTTTTGATCTTGTTTGGTGGTGGAGCTTATTGCTACTGCCTTTGCCACTGGTCATTTACTACTTTGCGCCAGCGGCTAAACATCAATCACCCATTTATCTGCCGTACGTCCCTAGTCATGGGCAAGGAAACGCGCCGAAAAATGGGCTGGCAAAAATCATCGCCGCCATTGTTTGGGTTGCCCTGCTTGCGGCAATGGCAAGACCCGTCTGGTATGGAGAGCCTGTCACCACTCAACCGAAGCATCGAGATTTGATGTTGGTCCTCGATCTTTCTTACTCCATGAGCAAGGAAGATATGCTTGATGATGGTGACTACGTCGATCGCCTCACCGCGGTAAAAAAGGTCGTAAGTGACTTCGCAAGCAAACGAGAGGGAGATCGCTTGGGATTGGTCTTGTTTGCCGATCACGCCTATTTGCAAACCCCTCTGACTCTCGATAGAAAGACCATTGCCGAGCAGGTCAATCAGTTGGTATTGCGCTTAATTGGGGAAAAAACGGCCATCGGTGAGGGTATTGGTCTTGCCACCAAAACCTTTGTCGATAGCGATGCGCCCCAACGCGTAATGGTGTTGCTTAGCGATGGGAGCAATACGTCAGGCGTGCTGGATCCGCTAGAAGCCGCCAAGATCGCCAAAAAATACAACGCTACGATCTACACCATCGGCGTGGGCGCTGGAGAAATGGTCGTGAAAGAGTTTTTTATGACCCGCAAAGTCAACACCGCCCAAGACCTTGACGAAAGAACACTGATGGACATTGCGCAAGTGACTGGCGGGCAATACTTCAGAGCCCGTGACGCCAAAGAGCTCGCGACAATTTACGACACCATCAACAGTTTGGAGCCAATTTCTCAGGCAACACAAACTTGGCGTCCACAAAAAGAGTGGTTTCCGCTGCCGCTGAGCATTGCCTTGCTTGGCTTTGTTTTCCTGATCTTATTGAGGAGAAATCATGTCTAA